From one Dyella sp. 2HG41-7 genomic stretch:
- the metJ gene encoding met regulon transcriptional regulator MetJ, with product MVASKFIKPYIEHGEKSGAVRKITVSIPMHVLRLLSDLRTYRQVNNLRHATNSDLLVEAFLHAFTGQPLPTDEELRRTMATAKKTARKSAKKAAKKSTRKAAAKRPVAKKATAKKRTVRKTAKKAAKRVGAKKASAKRVGAKKTAKKATRKRTAKKAAAAKVVKATKTSKAKK from the coding sequence ATGGTGGCATCGAAATTCATCAAGCCATACATAGAGCACGGCGAAAAATCCGGCGCGGTGAGAAAGATCACTGTATCGATCCCAATGCACGTATTGCGACTCTTGTCGGACCTCCGCACTTACCGACAGGTCAACAATTTGAGGCACGCCACGAACAGCGATTTGCTGGTTGAGGCGTTCCTCCACGCTTTTACTGGGCAACCACTGCCAACTGATGAGGAGCTAAGACGAACTATGGCCACTGCCAAGAAAACTGCTAGGAAATCGGCTAAGAAAGCTGCCAAGAAATCCACCCGTAAAGCCGCCGCTAAGCGGCCGGTCGCCAAGAAGGCCACCGCTAAGAAGCGCACCGTGCGCAAGACTGCCAAGAAGGCAGCAAAGCGCGTAGGCGCGAAGAAGGCCAGCGCCAAGCGCGTTGGTGCAAAGAAAACCGCCAAGAAGGCAACGCGTAAGCGCACTGCCAAGAAGGCTGCTGCTGCCAAGGTTGTGAAGGCTACCAAGACCTCCAAGGCCAAGAAGTAA
- the gcvH gene encoding glycine cleavage system protein GcvH, translating to MSASEIPGDLKFLKSHEWARVEDNGLIRVGISNHAQEQLGDLVYVELPEIGASVQAGTSAATVESVKAASDIYSPVSGEVVEVNEILSDKPETINEDAYGDGWLFVVKASDRAELNELLDADAYAELIENEDH from the coding sequence ATGAGCGCGAGCGAGATTCCCGGCGATCTGAAATTCCTCAAGTCCCACGAGTGGGCCCGTGTCGAAGACAATGGGTTGATTCGCGTGGGTATCTCCAACCATGCGCAAGAGCAGCTCGGCGACCTGGTGTACGTCGAATTGCCGGAAATCGGCGCCAGCGTGCAGGCCGGCACCAGCGCCGCGACGGTGGAATCGGTCAAGGCCGCTTCCGACATCTATTCGCCGGTATCCGGCGAGGTGGTTGAGGTCAACGAGATCCTCAGCGACAAGCCCGAAACCATCAACGAAGACGCTTACGGCGACGGTTGGTTGTTCGTGGTAAAGGCCAGCGATCGCGCCGAACTGAACGAACTGCTCGACGCCGATGCCTATGCCGAACTGATCGAAAACGAAGATCACTGA
- the gcvT gene encoding glycine cleavage system aminomethyltransferase GcvT: protein MTQKTVLNATHRELGARMVDFGGWDMPISYGSQIEEHHAVRRDAGMFDVSHMTVVDLHGARTRDFLRHLLANSVDKLKVQGKALYSCMLNEQGGVIDDLIVYFLGDEFFRLVVNAATRDKDLAWIEQQAKAFNVAVQERPDFAMIAVQGPNARAKLIALLHEVDRARIEKLGRFAAAAAQGPHGVPLFVARTGYTGEDGFEIIVPEDQAVALWNALSAAGVAPCGLGARDTLRLEAGMNLYGQDMDENVTPWEAALAWTIALDEGRDFIGRKALEAQKAHGVPHAMVGLVLDDKGVLRHGQKVLTPQGDGEILSGGFAPTLNKSVAFARIPSGVTGDVRVDIRGREVPVRIVKFPFVRDGKACEGI from the coding sequence ATGACCCAGAAGACCGTACTCAACGCTACCCATCGCGAACTCGGTGCGCGCATGGTCGATTTCGGTGGCTGGGACATGCCGATCAGCTACGGCTCGCAGATCGAAGAGCATCATGCCGTGCGCCGCGATGCGGGCATGTTCGACGTGTCGCATATGACGGTGGTCGACCTGCACGGCGCACGCACGCGCGACTTCCTGCGTCACCTGCTGGCCAACAGCGTCGACAAGCTCAAGGTGCAGGGCAAGGCGTTGTATTCGTGCATGCTTAACGAGCAGGGCGGGGTGATCGACGACCTCATCGTCTATTTCCTCGGTGACGAATTTTTCCGGCTGGTGGTCAACGCCGCCACGCGCGACAAAGATCTGGCGTGGATCGAGCAGCAGGCAAAAGCGTTCAACGTCGCTGTGCAGGAGCGTCCCGACTTCGCCATGATCGCCGTGCAAGGTCCCAACGCGCGCGCCAAGCTCATCGCGCTGTTGCACGAAGTGGATCGGGCGCGCATCGAAAAGCTCGGCCGTTTTGCCGCCGCCGCCGCGCAAGGTCCGCACGGCGTGCCGTTGTTCGTGGCGCGCACCGGTTACACGGGCGAAGACGGTTTCGAGATCATCGTGCCCGAAGACCAGGCTGTCGCCTTGTGGAATGCATTGTCGGCCGCCGGCGTCGCGCCGTGCGGATTGGGTGCGCGCGACACGCTGCGCCTGGAAGCCGGCATGAATCTCTATGGCCAGGACATGGACGAAAACGTGACGCCGTGGGAGGCCGCGCTGGCCTGGACCATCGCGCTCGACGAAGGACGCGACTTCATTGGCCGCAAGGCGCTGGAAGCGCAAAAAGCGCATGGCGTGCCGCACGCGATGGTCGGATTGGTGCTGGATGACAAAGGCGTACTGCGTCACGGTCAGAAAGTGCTGACCCCGCAAGGCGACGGCGAAATTCTTTCCGGCGGCTTCGCACCGACGCTGAATAAGTCGGTGGCCTTCGCGCGCATTCCGTCGGGCGTGACCGGGGATGTGCGCGTCGATATTCGTGGACGTGAAGTGCCGGTGCGCATCGTGAAGTTTCCGTTTGTGCGCGACGGCAAAGCCTGCGAAGGTATCTAA
- a CDS encoding alpha-ketoglutarate-dependent dioxygenase AlkB, which produces MADWIGDTWQRLPLLDADVRYAATWLDHDEADALLARLWEEIPWEQHRLRIFGRDVDAPRLSCWIGDPDATYSYSRTRFEPRPWTPSLHALRGRLENACGARFNSVLANLYRGGQDSMGWHSDDEPELGSQPVIASLSLGAERRFRFRRRVPRGHRVDPVGLPLSHGSLLCMAGDTQRHYQHDVPKNAVVIGMRMNLTFRLIRP; this is translated from the coding sequence ATGGCTGATTGGATCGGCGATACCTGGCAGCGCTTGCCGCTGCTCGATGCCGATGTACGCTACGCGGCGACGTGGCTCGATCATGACGAAGCCGATGCGTTGCTCGCGCGTTTATGGGAAGAAATCCCCTGGGAACAACATCGTCTGCGCATCTTCGGGCGCGACGTGGACGCGCCGCGACTGAGTTGTTGGATCGGCGATCCCGACGCGACGTATTCGTATTCGCGCACGCGCTTCGAACCCAGGCCTTGGACGCCGTCGTTGCATGCGCTGCGTGGACGTTTGGAGAACGCCTGCGGCGCGCGTTTTAACAGCGTGCTGGCCAATCTTTATCGCGGCGGCCAGGACTCGATGGGCTGGCATAGCGACGACGAGCCCGAACTCGGATCGCAGCCGGTAATCGCCTCGTTGAGCCTCGGTGCGGAGCGACGCTTCCGCTTCCGTCGTCGTGTCCCCCGTGGACACCGTGTCGACCCGGTCGGCTTGCCGCTATCGCACGGCAGCCTGCTTTGCATGGCCGGCGATACGCAGCGTCACTACCAGCACGATGTGCCGAAAAACGCCGTCGTGATCGGGATGCGCATGAATCTGACCTTCCGATTGATCCGTCCATGA
- a CDS encoding methyltransferase domain-containing protein translates to MTAYTQQLTFFREWIKHPLEMASVLPSGRPLARMMVAAMPAQADCVIELGAGTGVITEALLQHGVSAAQLLVLEMNATLHGILRRRFPQAHVLCADARHVNELARRTGVLAPEGADAILSSLGLLNMPPELQHDILSAAFAVLRPGGVFVQYTYGWRSPLDERVCRQLRLRCNRVGMVWRNLPPAQVYTYRRDDG, encoded by the coding sequence ATGACCGCGTATACGCAACAACTCACGTTTTTTCGCGAATGGATCAAGCATCCGCTGGAAATGGCCTCGGTGCTGCCGTCTGGCCGTCCCTTGGCGCGCATGATGGTGGCCGCGATGCCTGCGCAGGCGGACTGTGTGATCGAACTGGGCGCCGGTACCGGCGTGATCACGGAAGCGCTATTGCAGCACGGCGTTTCGGCCGCGCAATTGTTGGTGCTGGAGATGAATGCCACCTTGCACGGCATCCTGCGTCGACGGTTTCCGCAGGCGCATGTGCTTTGCGCGGATGCGCGACACGTCAACGAACTTGCGCGACGCACCGGCGTGCTGGCGCCGGAAGGCGCGGACGCCATTCTCAGCAGTCTCGGTTTGCTGAACATGCCGCCGGAGCTTCAGCACGATATCCTTTCCGCCGCGTTCGCCGTGCTTCGACCCGGCGGCGTTTTCGTGCAATACACCTACGGTTGGCGCAGCCCGCTGGATGAGCGTGTGTGTCGGCAACTGCGGTTGCGTTGCAACCGTGTGGGCATGGTATGGCGCAATCTGCCGCCGGCGCAGGTGTACACCTATAGGCGCGACGATGGCTGA
- a CDS encoding amidase, protein MSSLPPIADIDLRRATLCQILHWLAAGRTQPGKLAEVYLGAIDRINPQINAYVDVSPVLFTEQARMAELRRRDGVIGRLDGVPIAIKDNFDIAGWPTRSGMPSSEQPAEQDAHVVARLRASGAVLAGKTNMDEGALGAVTNNPHTGPTHNPFRNGYTAGGSSGGAAAAVASGLAVAAIGSDSLGSIRIPASYCGVFALKPTQGEISARGMAPAARRLDAVGLIARGVDDLTVLLQVLAGYDAEDARSRRRRVALSLPDWEPGKLRCGVLPNLAALGVQQDVIDVFEAALQKLDRELGECRTVDFDDWHFARARRAGLLLMESEMLGTFSAQLANTQHPVSSSFRRMLDYAARKTAADYAEADRVLDAATLKMRRLFAQIDVLVMPTTPQGAFPLDGPVPDTQADLTSFANLAGCPAVSIPMGTLPNGLPIGMQLVGARGSDLRLLELAAVWSATLDVTPDYPIIP, encoded by the coding sequence ATGAGTTCTCTACCGCCGATTGCCGATATCGACCTGCGCCGCGCCACGCTCTGCCAGATATTGCACTGGTTGGCCGCCGGTCGAACGCAGCCGGGGAAGCTGGCTGAGGTCTATCTCGGCGCCATCGATCGCATCAATCCGCAGATCAATGCGTATGTCGACGTCAGTCCGGTGTTGTTCACCGAGCAGGCGCGCATGGCCGAACTGCGACGGCGCGATGGCGTGATCGGTCGGTTGGACGGCGTGCCGATTGCGATCAAAGATAACTTCGACATCGCTGGCTGGCCTACGCGCTCGGGCATGCCAAGTTCCGAGCAGCCCGCCGAACAAGACGCGCATGTGGTGGCGCGCTTGCGCGCGTCGGGCGCGGTGCTCGCCGGCAAAACCAATATGGATGAAGGCGCGCTCGGCGCCGTGACCAACAATCCGCATACCGGGCCGACGCACAATCCGTTTCGTAACGGTTATACGGCGGGTGGATCGTCGGGCGGCGCGGCGGCGGCTGTCGCTTCGGGTCTTGCGGTGGCGGCGATCGGTTCGGACAGCTTGGGTTCGATTCGCATCCCGGCCAGCTATTGCGGCGTGTTTGCATTGAAGCCCACGCAAGGCGAAATTTCAGCGCGCGGCATGGCGCCGGCGGCGCGTCGTCTGGATGCCGTCGGCTTGATTGCGCGCGGTGTCGACGATCTCACCGTGTTGCTGCAAGTGTTGGCCGGCTACGACGCGGAAGATGCGCGGTCGCGCCGTCGTCGCGTCGCGTTGTCGCTGCCGGATTGGGAGCCGGGCAAATTGCGCTGCGGTGTGTTGCCCAATCTTGCTGCGCTCGGCGTACAACAGGATGTGATCGATGTCTTCGAGGCTGCGCTGCAAAAGCTCGATCGCGAACTGGGCGAATGCCGCACCGTCGATTTCGACGATTGGCATTTCGCGCGTGCGCGTCGTGCCGGTTTGCTGTTGATGGAATCGGAAATGCTCGGCACGTTCAGCGCGCAACTTGCCAACACGCAACATCCGGTGTCGTCGTCGTTTCGTCGCATGCTCGACTACGCCGCGCGCAAAACGGCCGCCGATTACGCCGAGGCCGATCGCGTGCTCGACGCGGCCACGTTGAAGATGCGCAGACTCTTCGCACAGATCGATGTGCTGGTGATGCCCACCACCCCGCAAGGCGCGTTCCCGCTCGACGGACCGGTGCCCGATACGCAGGCCGATCTCACCAGCTTCGCGAACCTTGCGGGATGTCCAGCGGTAAGCATTCCGATGGGCACGCTGCCCAATGGACTGCCGATCGGCATGCAGTTGGTGGGCGCACGCGGTTCGGATTTGCGCTTGCTTGAGTTGGCGGCCGTCTGGTCGGCCACGCTGGACGTCACACCCGATTACCCCATCATCCCTTGA
- a CDS encoding electron transfer flavoprotein-ubiquinone oxidoreductase produces MTERETMEYDVIVVGAGPAGLSFAIRLKQLKPDVTVCVIEKASTIGAQILSGAVIEPQPLDALLPGWRDNPPPICVPATEDEFWLLNKTGGRKLPVPPGMHNRGNVIVSLGALCAWLAPQAEALGVDVFPGFAAADTIYNEDGSVAGVRIGDMGVAKDGSHKPGYTQGIDIKAKVTVLAEGARGSLTKQLIKRFSLDKSSDPQGYSIGIKELWQVPAGRVTPGKIFHSFGWPADTHTYGGAFLYHLDKDRIALGYVSGLDYSDPNYQPWEAFQQWKNHPLIKPLLEGGTILSAGARAIVTGGYQSLPNVEMPGALLIGDTAGLLNVPKIKGTHQAIKSGMLAAEHLAANDLKPAGFDAKLRDSDVMAELKKVRNVKPGFKKGLWRGMFNAAWETITAGKSPWTLKNKPDWNSLHKLGQFEEPKRDYVQRELPPRDRLAGVYFAATEHDEDQPIHLHVSDTSVCVTKCAQEYGNPCTRFCPANVYEIVNDESGKRLQINAANCVHCKTCDIKDPYQIINWVTPEGGSGPNYQNL; encoded by the coding sequence ATGACCGAACGCGAGACGATGGAATATGACGTGATCGTCGTCGGTGCGGGCCCGGCCGGCCTCTCGTTCGCGATCCGTCTGAAACAGCTCAAGCCGGACGTGACGGTGTGCGTGATCGAAAAGGCATCCACCATCGGCGCGCAGATTCTCTCTGGCGCCGTGATCGAACCGCAGCCGCTGGACGCCCTGCTGCCCGGCTGGCGCGACAATCCGCCGCCGATCTGCGTGCCTGCGACCGAAGACGAATTCTGGCTGCTGAACAAAACCGGCGGACGCAAGCTGCCGGTGCCGCCAGGCATGCACAACCGTGGCAACGTGATCGTATCGTTGGGCGCGCTGTGCGCGTGGTTGGCGCCGCAGGCCGAAGCGTTGGGCGTGGACGTCTTCCCCGGCTTCGCCGCCGCCGACACTATTTATAACGAAGACGGCTCCGTGGCGGGCGTGCGCATCGGCGACATGGGCGTGGCCAAAGACGGTTCGCACAAGCCCGGTTACACGCAAGGCATCGATATCAAAGCCAAGGTCACCGTGCTCGCCGAAGGCGCGCGCGGCAGCCTCACCAAGCAACTCATCAAGCGTTTCTCGCTCGACAAAAGCAGCGATCCGCAAGGCTATTCGATCGGCATCAAGGAACTCTGGCAGGTGCCCGCGGGGCGCGTAACGCCCGGAAAAATATTCCACAGCTTTGGCTGGCCGGCTGACACGCACACCTATGGCGGCGCGTTCCTTTATCACTTGGACAAAGATCGCATCGCGCTGGGTTACGTCAGCGGACTGGACTACAGCGATCCGAATTATCAGCCGTGGGAAGCCTTCCAGCAGTGGAAGAATCATCCGCTGATCAAACCGCTGCTTGAAGGCGGCACCATTCTCTCCGCCGGCGCGCGCGCCATCGTCACCGGCGGTTATCAATCGCTGCCCAACGTCGAGATGCCCGGCGCGCTGTTGATCGGCGACACCGCCGGCCTGCTCAACGTGCCCAAGATCAAAGGCACGCACCAGGCGATCAAGAGCGGCATGCTCGCCGCCGAACATCTCGCTGCGAACGATCTCAAGCCCGCCGGCTTCGACGCAAAACTGCGCGACTCCGACGTGATGGCCGAATTGAAGAAAGTGCGCAACGTCAAGCCTGGTTTCAAGAAGGGTTTGTGGCGCGGCATGTTCAACGCGGCCTGGGAAACCATCACCGCCGGCAAATCGCCCTGGACGCTGAAGAACAAACCCGACTGGAATTCGCTGCACAAACTCGGCCAGTTCGAAGAACCCAAACGCGACTACGTGCAACGCGAACTGCCACCACGCGATCGCTTGGCCGGCGTGTACTTCGCCGCCACCGAACACGACGAAGATCAGCCGATTCATCTGCACGTTTCCGATACGTCGGTATGCGTGACGAAATGCGCGCAGGAATACGGCAATCCTTGCACGCGTTTCTGCCCTGCCAACGTTTACGAAATCGTCAACGATGAATCGGGCAAGCGTTTGCAGATCAATGCCGCCAACTGCGTGCACTGCAAAACCTGCGACATCAAAGACCCGTACCAAATCATCAACTGGGTGACGCCGGAAGGCGGATCGGGCCCGAATTACCAGAATCTGTAA
- a CDS encoding glycosyltransferase — translation MSSSLTWRIRRLYFLMTRTTSSVAQRGLRGTMTRIAQEFRPRASTLPALSLEPMENSPWPFALPTSDAPRVSVIIPVHGKLDYTLACLRSIARYGANAPFEVIVVNDASPDATASTLSEIAGLRLLSNPRNLGFIGSCNAGAEAARGSHLLFLNNDTQVTPGWLDRLLECFADEPDCGLVGSRLVYPDGRLQEAGGIVFSNADGWNYGRFESPDDPRFRFRRDADYVSGASLMIESALFRQVNGFDSRYTPAYYEDTDLAFAVRAAGKRVMYQPESVVVHFEGISSGTDLQSGVKQYQRINKTKFAEKWIDALKRQPTAGSAIESVVHHDDRPHMLVIDALAPDASRDSGSLRMINIMRLLRELGWRVTFMADNRLASDEEIAQLGRIGVQTLCKPWSPSLVRWLSKEKQTLQAVMLSRHYVAAPNLGLIRRMAPQAKIVFDTVDLHFLREQRAAQLTGNRALIRQAQSSRRRELELIRASDITLVVSPVEKELLAKEAPDATVELVSNVHEVFGRRVAFAQRKDVVFVGGFGHPPNVDAVNWLVGDIFPLIHAARPDITLHLIGDIPESARIHLAKPGVQIHGKVDELTPWMDGCRIALAPLRYGAGVKGKVNMAMSYGLPVVATSIAAEGMRLQDGENILVADDSSTFASAVLKLYDDEPLWLRLSNGGVDNIRQHFSFDVAREALRQALSARQPA, via the coding sequence TTGAGCAGTTCGTTGACCTGGCGCATTCGGCGTCTGTATTTCTTGATGACTCGCACCACGAGCAGCGTTGCTCAACGTGGCTTGCGGGGCACGATGACGCGCATCGCGCAAGAATTCCGGCCACGCGCTTCAACGTTGCCGGCGTTGTCATTGGAGCCGATGGAAAATTCTCCGTGGCCTTTTGCGCTGCCCACGAGCGACGCGCCACGCGTCTCCGTCATCATTCCGGTGCACGGAAAGCTTGACTACACGCTTGCCTGCCTTCGATCCATCGCACGTTATGGCGCGAATGCGCCATTCGAAGTCATTGTGGTGAACGACGCTTCTCCAGATGCGACAGCATCGACGCTAAGCGAGATCGCGGGCTTACGGCTGCTGAGCAACCCTCGCAACCTTGGCTTTATCGGCAGCTGCAATGCCGGCGCCGAGGCAGCGCGCGGATCGCATCTGTTGTTTTTGAACAACGACACGCAAGTCACGCCAGGCTGGCTCGATCGGTTGTTGGAATGTTTTGCGGATGAGCCCGATTGCGGCCTCGTCGGCAGTCGGTTGGTTTATCCCGATGGTCGCCTGCAGGAAGCGGGAGGCATTGTTTTTTCAAACGCCGATGGCTGGAACTACGGTCGCTTCGAGTCGCCGGACGATCCGCGTTTTCGCTTTCGCCGCGACGCGGATTACGTGTCCGGCGCATCGCTCATGATCGAATCGGCACTGTTTCGCCAGGTGAATGGTTTCGACAGCCGATACACCCCCGCCTACTACGAAGACACCGATCTTGCTTTCGCCGTGCGCGCCGCAGGCAAGCGTGTCATGTATCAGCCAGAAAGCGTGGTCGTGCACTTCGAGGGCATCAGCTCGGGCACCGATCTCCAATCCGGCGTCAAGCAATATCAACGCATCAACAAAACAAAATTTGCGGAAAAATGGATTGACGCACTGAAGCGACAACCAACCGCGGGATCGGCTATCGAATCGGTCGTCCATCATGATGATCGTCCTCATATGCTTGTCATCGATGCGCTAGCGCCAGATGCCTCGCGCGACTCCGGCTCGCTGCGCATGATCAACATCATGCGCTTGCTGCGCGAACTGGGATGGCGTGTGACCTTCATGGCCGACAATCGCCTTGCCAGCGACGAGGAAATCGCTCAGCTGGGACGTATCGGTGTGCAGACGCTCTGTAAACCCTGGTCACCGTCGCTCGTTCGCTGGCTTTCAAAAGAAAAACAGACCTTGCAAGCCGTGATGTTGTCACGGCATTACGTGGCCGCACCCAACCTCGGTTTGATTCGGCGAATGGCGCCGCAAGCCAAGATCGTTTTCGACACCGTCGATTTGCATTTCCTGCGCGAACAACGTGCGGCGCAACTGACCGGCAATCGCGCCTTGATTCGCCAAGCGCAATCGTCGCGTCGCCGCGAGTTGGAATTGATACGCGCCAGTGACATCACACTAGTTGTCAGCCCGGTCGAGAAAGAGCTGCTCGCCAAAGAAGCTCCCGATGCGACGGTGGAACTCGTTTCCAACGTGCACGAAGTGTTCGGCCGACGTGTTGCGTTCGCTCAACGCAAGGATGTTGTGTTCGTCGGCGGCTTTGGGCATCCGCCCAATGTCGATGCAGTCAACTGGCTCGTCGGCGATATCTTTCCGCTCATTCACGCGGCACGACCGGATATAACGTTGCATCTTATCGGCGACATCCCCGAATCGGCTCGAATCCATTTGGCAAAGCCGGGCGTTCAAATCCACGGCAAAGTCGACGAACTGACGCCATGGATGGACGGGTGCCGTATCGCCTTGGCGCCGCTTCGCTACGGCGCTGGCGTCAAGGGCAAGGTCAATATGGCGATGAGCTATGGCCTGCCCGTGGTTGCAACCAGCATCGCCGCGGAAGGCATGCGATTGCAGGACGGCGAAAACATACTCGTCGCCGATGATTCGTCGACCTTCGCATCCGCGGTGCTCAAGCTGTACGACGATGAGCCGCTGTGGTTGCGCCTGTCCAACGGGGGCGTGGACAACATTCGCCAGCACTTCTCCTTCGATGTCGCCCGCGAGGCCCTGCGCCAGGCGCTATCCGCGCGCCAGCCGGCCTAG
- a CDS encoding electron transfer flavoprotein subunit beta/FixA family protein → MKVLVGYKRVVDYNVRIQVKPDGTGVVTDGVKLSANPFDDIALEEALRLREKGVVEEVVVVGIGPADLTAHLRNGLAMGANRAIHVVTPDAVQPLTAARAFLKLVEKEQPGLVILGKQAIDDDANQTGQMLAALWDRPQATFASKVEIANGKATVTREVDAGLEVIEAELPAVITTDLRLNEPRFIKLPDIMKAKSKPIDTIEFASLGVDTHDQLKTTHYAAPAKRSKGVMVKDAAELVAALKQKGLL, encoded by the coding sequence ATGAAAGTTCTGGTCGGCTACAAGCGCGTGGTGGACTACAACGTCCGCATCCAGGTCAAACCCGATGGCACCGGCGTGGTGACCGATGGCGTGAAGCTTTCCGCCAATCCTTTTGACGATATCGCCTTGGAAGAGGCCTTGCGCCTGCGTGAAAAGGGCGTGGTCGAGGAAGTGGTCGTCGTGGGCATCGGCCCTGCCGATCTGACCGCACATTTGCGCAACGGCCTGGCGATGGGCGCTAATCGCGCCATCCACGTAGTGACGCCGGATGCGGTGCAACCGCTGACCGCCGCGCGCGCGTTTCTGAAGCTGGTCGAGAAGGAACAACCCGGCTTGGTGATCCTGGGCAAACAAGCCATCGACGACGATGCCAATCAGACGGGCCAGATGCTGGCTGCGCTGTGGGACCGTCCGCAGGCGACGTTCGCCAGCAAAGTGGAGATCGCCAACGGCAAAGCGACGGTAACGCGCGAAGTCGACGCCGGCCTGGAAGTTATCGAAGCCGAATTGCCGGCGGTGATCACGACCGATCTGCGCTTGAACGAACCGCGCTTCATCAAACTGCCGGACATCATGAAAGCCAAATCCAAACCCATCGACACCATTGAATTCGCGTCGCTTGGCGTGGACACGCACGATCAGTTGAAGACCACGCACTATGCGGCGCCCGCCAAGCGCAGCAAGGGCGTGATGGTGAAGGACGCGGCCGAACTCGTCGCCGCGCTGAAGCAGAAAGGCCTGCTTTAA